The genomic interval TCAAGCTCTCATGAACGTAGCTGGATAGGGTCGCAATATGGAGTCCGTAACACAGAGGTTCGCCACTCCTCGCGTGGCCGCCGGTGCGCTGTTCGTCAGCGCCTCCGGAAAGGTCTTGCTCGTGCGCAAGACCTACGGCAATCGTTGGGACATTCCCGGAGGCTACGTGGACGGTGGCGAGTCACCGGCCCAAGCCTGTAGCCGAGAGCTGGCCGAAGAAATCGGACTCCAGCGCCAACCGCGCCGAGTCCTGGCCGTCGACTGGGCACCGACCGAGCACGACGGCGACAAGCTGCTGTGGGTGTTCGACTGCGGCGATCTCGCGGACGACGAACACCGTATTCAGCTCGACTCGAACGAGCTGGACTCGTGGGATTGGGTACCTGTCCACGAACTTGACGACTATCTGATCCCTCGCTTGGCTCGCCGCTTGAAGCAGGCTCACGCTGCCCATGAGAAGGGATGCATGGTCTACCTCGAACACGGCGAGCCAACGATGGAGTGAGCGAAGGTATCGAGTGCACGTTTCATCGAAGGGTGCGAAGGGGGTAGGCCCCTGTGTAAGCCGCTCCCTTCGCACTCTTCGCTCCCTTCGGCGCTCCCTTCGGGAACTTCACTTGCTGCGCGCTGTGAGGGAGGGAGTGCCTCGTCGGGATGTGCGCCCCTGGCTGGCAGGCCCCGCACCGGGGTGGTTCCCTGCCTTCCCTCGTTCCCTGTCCGGGGTGTTGCCGCAGCTCATCCCGAGGGAGTCGGCCCAGGGAACCGGACAGGGAAAATTCCCTTACCGACGTGTGATTCCCGTACCGGTTCCCTGTCTCCTCGGGGTCTCAGTTCGGGTCTCAGTCCACTCCAGTACGGACCCGTTCACCAATGTTCCAGCCATACCGATGACCAGCACGAACGGACCTGAACGGCCCACGGTGAACTGACTACCCGGGAACTTGTAAGCGGAAGGTCAGGGGTTCGAGTCCCCTCAGCGGCTCCAGGGTTGACCAGCGAGAACGCCGCTCCGAGCACTTTGGAGCGGCGTTCTCGCTTTACCGGGGGCTCAGTTCGGGTCTCAGTTGCCCTCCCAGAAGTAGGAATTCAGGCGCTCGGCCACGTCGCGCCGGACGGTCTCGGTGACGTGCATGTAGCGGTGTTTCATGGTCACGCTTGACCACCCCATGACTTCCATGACCGTGCGGTCAGGCACGCCGAGGATGAGCAGCACCGTCGCGGCGGTGTGCCGGGCATCGTGGAGCCGAGCCTCCGCCACTCCGGCCTCAGCCAAGAGCGCGTGCCATTCCGCGTAGTCCCGGCGGGGATCGAGTGCCTTCCCGTTGGGCTGGGTGAAGATCCGTCCGCTGTCGTGCCACTCACTCCCGGCGTGCTGGCGTTCGGCTTCCTGCTGGTCGCGGTGACGCTGTAGCAGCTCGAAGAGCTGATCGGGCAGCCCGATCAGGCGGCGGCCCGCCCGTGACTTCACGTCGACCTCGACCAGGCCCCCGCCGTGCCGCTGTGGACAGTTCCGGGCGTGCTCGGTGCAGTCCGGTGGGCACGGTGGCGGACACGGCCGGGTGTGCTGCTTACAACCGTCCTTGCATGGCTCGGTCTTGTGGTACTTCGCGCCGCAGGTGTGCGGGTCGGTGCAGCCGTGTTGCCACTTCTGCCGCTGTAGTGCCTTGCGGATACGCAAGGTGCGGTTCTGCTCGTTGAGGTTGTCCCACTTCAGCCCGAGCGCTTCACCTTGCCGACAACCGAGCGCGAGCGCGATCACGAACCGGACACCGTTACGGCGGTGCAGTGCGGCCCGGAGGATGCGCTTCACGTCATCGGAGTCGATAGGCTCGATCTCTTCCTCCTCGATGCGGGGAGGCTTGGCCAGAGACACGGGGTTGCGTCCGAGGTGGCCGCGCTTCTCGGCCTCACCGAGCGCGGTGCGGGCCGTGCGGTGCACCTGGTGAGCGGTGGCAGGTTTCAGACCGGACTTGGTGAGCTTCGTGTACAGCTTCTCGAAGTGCTCCGGCCGGATCTTGTCGAGTCGGTGAGCACCGATGCCGGGGATCAGGTG from Haloactinomyces albus carries:
- a CDS encoding NUDIX hydrolase, encoding MESVTQRFATPRVAAGALFVSASGKVLLVRKTYGNRWDIPGGYVDGGESPAQACSRELAEEIGLQRQPRRVLAVDWAPTEHDGDKLLWVFDCGDLADDEHRIQLDSNELDSWDWVPVHELDDYLIPRLARRLKQAHAAHEKGCMVYLEHGEPTME
- a CDS encoding tyrosine-type recombinase/integrase, producing the protein MARKRRDEGRAPNGAGSIYYSEADGKWHGRITVGVRDDGRPDRRHVKRKTEGEVVDALQELEQQRRAGTVRKPGKPWTVEAWLKHWVENIAAPSIRYKALEGYRTAVYRHLIPGIGAHRLDKIRPEHFEKLYTKLTKSGLKPATAHQVHRTARTALGEAEKRGHLGRNPVSLAKPPRIEEEEIEPIDSDDVKRILRAALHRRNGVRFVIALALGCRQGEALGLKWDNLNEQNRTLRIRKALQRQKWQHGCTDPHTCGAKYHKTEPCKDGCKQHTRPCPPPCPPDCTEHARNCPQRHGGGLVEVDVKSRAGRRLIGLPDQLFELLQRHRDQQEAERQHAGSEWHDSGRIFTQPNGKALDPRRDYAEWHALLAEAGVAEARLHDARHTAATVLLILGVPDRTVMEVMGWSSVTMKHRYMHVTETVRRDVAERLNSYFWEGN